The following proteins come from a genomic window of Sphaerisporangium rubeum:
- a CDS encoding thioesterase II family protein, giving the protein MPGGPTWVRRFHPGPDAAAEVVCLPHAGGAAAYWFPLSALLAPAAEVLAVQYPGRQDRYKEAALEDLHVMAGLIAEELGPASRPRVLLGHSMGASLAYEVALRLTTPPDVLVVSGRRAPSRRRPAEHLDDVELVAKVRALGGTDAARLADPDVLEMVLPALRADHRALAAYRDTPGAVPCPVVGLAGDGDAEAPVEDVDAWRHHTTGGFTLRVFPGGHFFVAERLREVADVVAGLLPRAVS; this is encoded by the coding sequence GTGCCTGGCGGGCCGACGTGGGTGCGGCGGTTCCATCCGGGCCCGGACGCGGCGGCGGAGGTGGTGTGCCTCCCGCACGCGGGTGGCGCGGCGGCGTACTGGTTCCCGTTGTCGGCGCTGCTCGCGCCGGCGGCCGAGGTGCTCGCCGTGCAGTACCCGGGACGGCAGGACCGGTACAAGGAGGCCGCGCTGGAGGACCTGCACGTGATGGCCGGCCTGATCGCCGAGGAGCTCGGCCCGGCGTCCCGGCCGCGTGTCCTGCTCGGTCACAGCATGGGTGCGTCGCTGGCGTACGAGGTGGCACTGCGGCTCACGACGCCGCCGGACGTGCTGGTGGTGTCGGGACGGCGCGCGCCGTCGCGGCGGCGGCCGGCCGAGCACCTGGACGACGTGGAGCTGGTGGCCAAGGTGCGTGCGCTCGGCGGCACGGACGCGGCGCGGCTCGCCGACCCCGACGTGCTGGAGATGGTGCTGCCGGCGCTGCGTGCCGACCACCGGGCTCTGGCGGCGTACCGGGACACGCCGGGTGCGGTGCCGTGTCCTGTGGTGGGGCTCGCGGGGGACGGCGACGCCGAGGCGCCGGTCGAGGACGTGGACGCGTGGCGGCATCACACCACGGGTGGGTTCACGTTGCGGGTGTTCCCCGGCGGCCATTTCTTCGTCGCCGAGCGTCTGCGTGAGGTGGCCGATGTCGTCGCGGGGCTGCTCCCCCGGGCCGTGTCGTGA
- a CDS encoding 4'-phosphopantetheinyl transferase superfamily protein: protein MIRELLPPWVVAVETGEDPADAWLYPQEAAVVRGAVDARRREFTTVRHCARAALRELGVERRPLLPGPRGAPLWPPGVVGSMTHCAGLRAAAVSLRRHAASIGIDAEPGEPVPPGILRAIASPREQRHVDDLLERIPGVRWDRLLFSAKEAVYKAWFPLTGRRLDFPDASVEFDPGTGTFLARTAVTGGREPRYFSGRWGAGSGLLATVVTVPAWRVRPEVSARGAGEEAGQGRAGAHA, encoded by the coding sequence GTGATCAGGGAGTTGCTGCCGCCGTGGGTGGTGGCCGTGGAGACCGGTGAGGACCCGGCGGACGCGTGGCTGTACCCGCAGGAGGCGGCGGTCGTACGCGGAGCGGTGGACGCGCGCCGCCGCGAGTTCACCACGGTGCGGCACTGCGCGCGAGCGGCGCTGCGTGAACTCGGGGTGGAACGGCGTCCACTGCTGCCGGGGCCGAGAGGCGCGCCGCTGTGGCCGCCGGGGGTCGTCGGCAGCATGACGCACTGCGCGGGGCTGCGCGCGGCGGCCGTGTCCTTGCGGCGGCACGCGGCGTCGATCGGCATCGACGCCGAGCCCGGTGAACCGGTGCCGCCGGGGATCCTGCGGGCCATCGCGTCACCGCGCGAACAACGGCACGTCGACGACCTGCTCGAGCGGATTCCCGGGGTGCGGTGGGACCGGCTGCTGTTCAGCGCCAAGGAGGCGGTGTACAAGGCGTGGTTCCCGCTGACCGGCCGCCGGCTGGACTTCCCCGACGCGTCCGTCGAGTTCGACCCCGGCACCGGGACGTTCCTCGCGCGGACGGCCGTGACCGGCGGCCGGGAACCGCGGTACTTCAGCGGCCGGTGGGGGGCCGGCTCGGGGTTGCTGGCCACGGTGGTCACGGTCCCCGCGTGGCGCGTCCGGCCGGAGGTGTCAGCCCGGGGTGCCGGCGAGGAGGCGGGCCAGGGCCGCGCGGGAGCCCACGCCTAG